In a genomic window of Echeneis naucrates chromosome 4, fEcheNa1.1, whole genome shotgun sequence:
- the plcxd1.1 gene encoding PI-PLC X domain-containing protein 1 isoform X2: MSRQTEQSLGELPMESWMSHLPCALWDIPLYHLAIPGSHNAITYCLDMNDRSPVDLTQPDMLQKLDKYMKPLIRPFVYKWAITQEYNIKQQLDCGVRYCDLRIAHRPNDSSSDLYFYHGVYTTLTVETVLMEIRQWLDTHPKEVVILSFSHFLGLSQELHMLLLTTIRKVFISKLCPKMESLTLRNLWTSGYQVIVSYEHNIASYHSDLWPQIPYWWANKCKAEALIEEFEHRKKLGRPGGFFVTGINLTEDLKYICTHPTESLKDMVMSTYPTLLSWVTEQTPGSTVGSLNIIAGDFITESRFVPTVVTLNEKLLKLSS; this comes from the exons ATGTCCCGGCAGACTGAGCAGAGCCTGGGAGAGCTGCCCATGGAGAGCTGGATGTCTCACCTGCCATGTGCTCTGTGGGACATCCCACTGTACCACTTGGCCATCCCGG GCAGTCACAATGCAATAACTTACTGTCTGGACATGAATGACAGATCCCCCGTTGACCTCACTCAACCAGACATGCTTCAAAAACTGGACAAATACATGAAGCCCCTCATTCGCCCCTTTGTGTACAAGTGGGCAATAACCCAG GAGTACAACATAAAGCAGCAGCTGGACTGTGGGGTGAGATACTGTGACCTCAGAATTGCACACAGGCCCAACGACAGCTCCAGTGATCTTTATTTCTACCATGGCGTTTACACCACACTCACTGTGGAG ACTGTTCTAATGGAGATAAGACAGTGGCTGGACACTCATCCAAAAGAAGTGGTCATCCTCTCATTCAGCCACTTCCTTGGTCTGAGCCAGGAGCTCCATATGCTGCTGCTCACAACCATACGCAAAGTATTTATTTCCAAACTCTGCCCCAAGATG GAATCATTAACTCTTCGAAATCTGTGGACTTCAGGCTACCAAGTAATTGTTTCCTATGAGCACAATATTGCCAGCTATCACAGTGACCTGTGGCCACAGATACCTTACTGGTGGGCAAATAAATGCAAAGCTGAGGCTCTAATTGAAGAGTTTGAACACAGGAAGAAACTTGGTAGACCAG gaggTTTCTTTGTGACAGGAATTAATCTGACAGAGGATCTGAAATACATCTGCACACACCCGACAGAGTCCCTGAAGGACATGGTGATGTCCACGTACCCAACTCTGCTCAGCTGGGTTACAGAGCAGACCCCCGGCTCCACAGTGGGCTCCCTTAATATTATTGCTGGGGACTTTATCACGGAGAGCCGTTTTGTACCAACTGTTGTTACACTGAATGAGAAACTACTGAAATTGTCCTCATGA
- the plcxd1.1 gene encoding PI-PLC X domain-containing protein 1 isoform X1, translating to MGCCFWCTHLILSSDSTAGGKGRINKTASLTLLYETANLSRLPQKRPRSTTSDRIVSAEAGSHNAITYCLDMNDRSPVDLTQPDMLQKLDKYMKPLIRPFVYKWAITQEYNIKQQLDCGVRYCDLRIAHRPNDSSSDLYFYHGVYTTLTVETVLMEIRQWLDTHPKEVVILSFSHFLGLSQELHMLLLTTIRKVFISKLCPKMESLTLRNLWTSGYQVIVSYEHNIASYHSDLWPQIPYWWANKCKAEALIEEFEHRKKLGRPGGFFVTGINLTEDLKYICTHPTESLKDMVMSTYPTLLSWVTEQTPGSTVGSLNIIAGDFITESRFVPTVVTLNEKLLKLSS from the exons ATGGGCTGCTGCTTTTGGTGCACACATCTAATCCTCTCATCTGATTCCACGGCTGGAGGGAAGGGTCGGATAAATAAGACCGCCTCCCTCACATTACTGTATGAGACAGCAAATTTATCCCGGTTGCCGCAAAAACGACCCAGATCGACTACATCGGATCGAATCGTCTCCGCTGAAGCAG GCAGTCACAATGCAATAACTTACTGTCTGGACATGAATGACAGATCCCCCGTTGACCTCACTCAACCAGACATGCTTCAAAAACTGGACAAATACATGAAGCCCCTCATTCGCCCCTTTGTGTACAAGTGGGCAATAACCCAG GAGTACAACATAAAGCAGCAGCTGGACTGTGGGGTGAGATACTGTGACCTCAGAATTGCACACAGGCCCAACGACAGCTCCAGTGATCTTTATTTCTACCATGGCGTTTACACCACACTCACTGTGGAG ACTGTTCTAATGGAGATAAGACAGTGGCTGGACACTCATCCAAAAGAAGTGGTCATCCTCTCATTCAGCCACTTCCTTGGTCTGAGCCAGGAGCTCCATATGCTGCTGCTCACAACCATACGCAAAGTATTTATTTCCAAACTCTGCCCCAAGATG GAATCATTAACTCTTCGAAATCTGTGGACTTCAGGCTACCAAGTAATTGTTTCCTATGAGCACAATATTGCCAGCTATCACAGTGACCTGTGGCCACAGATACCTTACTGGTGGGCAAATAAATGCAAAGCTGAGGCTCTAATTGAAGAGTTTGAACACAGGAAGAAACTTGGTAGACCAG gaggTTTCTTTGTGACAGGAATTAATCTGACAGAGGATCTGAAATACATCTGCACACACCCGACAGAGTCCCTGAAGGACATGGTGATGTCCACGTACCCAACTCTGCTCAGCTGGGTTACAGAGCAGACCCCCGGCTCCACAGTGGGCTCCCTTAATATTATTGCTGGGGACTTTATCACGGAGAGCCGTTTTGTACCAACTGTTGTTACACTGAATGAGAAACTACTGAAATTGTCCTCATGA